The Geomonas agri genome contains the following window.
GACGGGTACAGGCCATTGCCGGCACGGCCAAGGTGATCTTCGTGAGCCAGGCCGAGGCGGAGAAGCGGCTGAGAAACCGCCTGAAAGGGCAGGAGTCGCTCTTGGAGGGGATCAGTTCCAACGTGCTTCCGGCCTCGCTGGAGATCAGGCTGGACCGAGACCACCGCGATACCGAATCCGTGGCCGCCTACGTGAGGAAGCTGAAGCAGATCCAGGGCATCAGCGAGGTGCAGTACGGCGAGGAGTGGGTGAAGCGCTTCAACTCGTTCATGAACCTGTTCCGGCTCATGGGGGCGCTGCTCGGGAGCTTCTTGACCATCACGGTACTCTTCATCGTCTCCAATACCATCAAGCTGACCATCTACGCCAGGAAGGACGAACTGGAACTGCTGGGGCTGGTCGGGGCGACCCGCTTTTTCATCAAGGCACCGTTCCTGATCGAGGGGATACTGCAGGGGGCTGCTGGAGCGGTGATCTCGCTGCTGGCACTCTTGGGGTGCTACTTCGCTTTCCTGAAAAACGCCGGCGACTTCCTCGGCATCAATCCGGCTTCGGCCGGGCTCTCCTTCCTTCCCGCCACGCACCTGGCCGGGGTGGTGCTGGGAGGAGTGCTGCTCGGCTTCATCGGCAGCGCGACCTCGCTCAAGAGGTTCATA
Protein-coding sequences here:
- the ftsX gene encoding permease-like cell division protein FtsX produces the protein MSKANKGAVRPKLEQEGFFGRLSYFTSRAFANLRQNVFVSAVTVGTIALALLIASLFLLVYVNLDGMAEGWSDKVQVTAYFDQEPAPLAVAAMKGRVQAIAGTAKVIFVSQAEAEKRLRNRLKGQESLLEGISSNVLPASLEIRLDRDHRDTESVAAYVRKLKQIQGISEVQYGEEWVKRFNSFMNLFRLMGALLGSFLTITVLFIVSNTIKLTIYARKDELELLGLVGATRFFIKAPFLIEGILQGAAGAVISLLALLGCYFAFLKNAGDFLGINPASAGLSFLPATHLAGVVLGGVLLGFIGSATSLKRFINV